One Deltaproteobacteria bacterium DNA segment encodes these proteins:
- a CDS encoding nucleotidyltransferase domain-containing protein — MISQGDRNILNEFSSRIRKHFPEARIWAFGSRVRGVATWESDLDICIVLDRVDNEIDRRIRDIAWEVGFENDRVITTIVFDSDQFEKGPMSESTLIDNILQEGVAA, encoded by the coding sequence TTGATATCTCAGGGAGATAGAAACATCTTAAATGAATTCAGTTCACGAATACGTAAGCATTTCCCGGAAGCAAGGATTTGGGCCTTTGGTTCCCGGGTCCGCGGGGTTGCAACATGGGAGTCGGATCTTGATATCTGTATTGTCCTTGACCGCGTCGATAACGAGATCGACCGCCGAATTCGGGATATTGCCTGGGAGGTAGGATTTGAAAACGATCGCGTGATTACGACCATAGTATTCGATTCCGACCAGTTCGAGAAGGGACCCATGTCTGAAAGCACCCTCATTGACAATATCCTTCAGGAAGGTGTGGCCGCATGA
- a CDS encoding type II toxin-antitoxin system HicB family antitoxin, whose product MDSKYEIIIFWSEEDNAFVAEVPELPGCMADGKTYQEALENAEQIIDEWIETAQEEGRPIPQPKGRLMYA is encoded by the coding sequence ATGGACAGCAAGTATGAGATCATCATTTTTTGGAGCGAGGAAGACAATGCCTTCGTAGCGGAGGTCCCTGAACTGCCAGGCTGCATGGCCGATGGTAAGACATATCAAGAGGCCCTTGAGAATGCAGAACAAATCATTGACGAATGGATCGAAACCGCTCAGGAAGAAGGCAGACCGATTCCCCAGCCTAAGGGCCGCCTGATGTACGCGTGA
- a CDS encoding type II toxin-antitoxin system HicA family toxin has product MGKYERLYQHILLRRSDANVPFSELCQLMKQLGFRERIKGDHHIFTKEGVEEILNLQPKGANAKPYQVKQVRNIILKYELTLGN; this is encoded by the coding sequence GTGGGGAAATACGAGAGGCTTTACCAGCACATCCTATTGCGCCGTTCAGACGCGAATGTCCCCTTCTCGGAGCTCTGTCAACTGATGAAACAGCTCGGCTTTAGGGAAAGGATAAAGGGTGACCATCACATTTTCACGAAGGAGGGAGTGGAAGAAATTCTCAACCTTCAACCCAAAGGCGCAAATGCAAAGCCTTATCAGGTCAAGCAGGTCAGAAATATCATTCTCAAGTATGAGTTAACTTTAGGTAATTAA
- a CDS encoding HEPN domain-containing protein, which produces MTTTNVKVLVSYRLEQARESLDAAQVLLDQGLTRPSVNRSYYAMFYSVLALLATRKQETSKHSGAISLFDKEFVKTGAFKKELSRRLHNAFDLRQRSDYAAQIQVSDREAGQVLEEAQKFVDEVKAHLVEHGFL; this is translated from the coding sequence ATGACGACTACCAATGTAAAGGTTTTGGTCTCCTATCGTCTTGAGCAGGCTCGGGAGTCTCTTGATGCTGCACAGGTGTTGCTGGATCAGGGACTCACTAGGCCATCTGTAAATCGGTCCTATTACGCCATGTTCTATTCTGTTCTCGCCCTTCTGGCAACCAGAAAACAGGAGACCTCAAAGCATAGTGGCGCCATATCACTCTTTGATAAAGAGTTTGTTAAAACAGGGGCGTTCAAGAAGGAGCTGTCGCGGCGGCTCCACAATGCCTTCGATTTGAGGCAACGCTCCGACTATGCAGCGCAAATTCAGGTGAGCGATAGAGAAGCAGGTCAGGTTCTGGAAGAGGCGCAGAAATTCGTCGATGAGGTGAAGGCACACCTCGTAGAACATGGATTCCTGTAA
- the gatA gene encoding Asp-tRNA(Asn)/Glu-tRNA(Gln) amidotransferase subunit GatA produces MYSLTIHELYERLSKGEVSSQEVTAVLLERIREINPQIKAYLTVAQQEAMRGAQEADRRIAAGKISPLTGVPLAIKDNMCTQGIKTTCASKILEDFVPPYDATVVKRLKGEGGVILGKVNMDEFAMGSSTENSSFTITRNPWNLDAIPGGSSGGSAAAVAADECIASLGSDTGGSIRQPAACCGVVGMKPTYGRVSRYGLVAFASSLDQIGPITKDVEDCAILLNAIAGYDPLDSTSADLPTPDYRRALVKDIRGWVLGVPKEFFVEGMDPEVEERVWEGIKVLEDLGAVAKEISLPHTPYAVAAYYIICTAEASSNLARYDGVKYGLRAPGSRDLMEMYLETRSQGFGPEVKRRIMLGTYVLSSGYYDAYYRKASQVRTLIKGDFEEVFGECDAIITPTSPTPAFLIGEKAQDPLQMYLSDIFTISVNLAGVPAISIPCGFSSRGLPIGLQIIGRPFEEDKIIQVAYTFEQNTGHRRRRPSLPPSN; encoded by the coding sequence TTGTACAGTCTTACCATCCATGAGCTCTATGAGAGATTGAGCAAGGGAGAGGTTTCCTCCCAGGAGGTCACCGCTGTCCTCTTGGAGAGGATTCGTGAGATCAATCCACAGATAAAGGCCTACCTCACGGTAGCACAACAGGAGGCGATGAGGGGGGCTCAAGAGGCCGATCGGAGGATAGCCGCAGGAAAGATCTCCCCACTGACAGGTGTCCCCCTGGCGATAAAGGACAACATGTGCACCCAGGGGATCAAGACCACCTGTGCCTCGAAGATATTGGAGGACTTCGTGCCGCCCTATGACGCCACGGTCGTCAAGAGGCTTAAAGGTGAGGGGGGGGTCATCCTCGGTAAGGTAAATATGGACGAGTTCGCCATGGGGTCCTCCACAGAGAACTCCAGTTTTACCATCACCCGCAATCCATGGAACCTGGATGCCATCCCCGGGGGATCGAGCGGCGGCTCGGCCGCTGCGGTGGCCGCCGATGAGTGTATCGCCTCCCTGGGATCCGACACCGGGGGCTCTATCCGGCAACCTGCCGCCTGTTGTGGGGTAGTGGGGATGAAGCCGACCTACGGAAGGGTCTCCCGCTATGGTCTGGTGGCCTTCGCCTCGTCCTTGGACCAGATAGGCCCCATCACCAAGGACGTGGAGGACTGTGCCATCTTGCTGAACGCCATCGCCGGGTACGATCCCCTCGATTCCACATCGGCCGATCTCCCCACCCCTGATTACAGAAGGGCCCTTGTGAAGGATATAAGGGGATGGGTCTTGGGGGTCCCTAAGGAGTTCTTTGTGGAGGGCATGGATCCAGAGGTGGAAGAGAGGGTGTGGGAGGGAATCAAGGTCTTGGAGGATCTAGGGGCGGTGGCAAAGGAGATATCCCTCCCCCATACCCCTTACGCTGTGGCGGCATACTACATCATCTGTACTGCTGAGGCCAGCTCCAACCTTGCCAGATATGACGGGGTGAAATACGGTCTCCGGGCACCGGGATCCAGGGACCTCATGGAGATGTACCTGGAGACCCGCTCCCAGGGTTTCGGACCCGAGGTGAAGAGGAGGATCATGTTGGGGACCTATGTCCTGTCCTCAGGATATTATGATGCCTACTACCGAAAGGCCTCCCAGGTGAGGACCCTCATCAAGGGGGACTTCGAGGAGGTCTTTGGTGAGTGTGATGCAATCATCACCCCCACATCCCCCACCCCCGCCTTTCTTATAGGGGAGAAGGCGCAGGACCCTCTACAGATGTACCTCTCGGACATCTTCACTATCTCTGTGAACCTGGCCGGGGTGCCAGCCATATCTATACCCTGCGGCTTCAGCAGTAGGGGACTCCCCATAGGGCTCCAGATCATCGGAAGGCCCTTTGAGGAGGATAAAATAATCCAGGTCGCCTACACCTTTGAGCAGAATACCGGGCATCGTAGAAGGAGACCCTCCTTGCCGCCGTCAAATTAG
- a CDS encoding YbgC/FadM family acyl-CoA thioesterase translates to MWETRIYYGDTDAGGVVYYANYLQYFEKSWFEYLATRGLSLADWEKEGIYFIVKRVEIDYYSSARYGEVIQIQTEVSELTKASFTFHHRVIVKDTVRLIAEGKNQMVCITAEGKPRRLPDEFIQGLR, encoded by the coding sequence ATGTGGGAGACCAGGATCTATTATGGCGATACCGATGCTGGGGGAGTGGTATATTACGCCAACTACCTTCAGTATTTTGAGAAGTCGTGGTTCGAGTATTTGGCTACCAGGGGGCTCTCCCTGGCGGATTGGGAAAAGGAGGGGATCTACTTCATCGTCAAGAGGGTGGAGATAGATTATTACTCCTCGGCCAGGTACGGGGAGGTTATACAGATACAGACAGAGGTCTCCGAGCTGACCAAGGCCTCCTTTACCTTCCACCATCGGGTGATCGTAAAAGATACCGTGAGGCTCATCGCCGAGGGAAAGAACCAGATGGTCTGTATTACTGCGGAGGGTAAGCCGAGGAGGCTGCCTGACGAGTTTATCCAGGGGTTGCGATAG
- a CDS encoding CBS domain-containing protein — protein MKVNEVMNKKVITCHPEEKVSAILNKLKLLNISGMPVVLKGRLMGLISRTDILNYLSMGMEVEKIDKKELLIKYNTYTEEIMIKEVITVDPSFTVEEAAKVMVEHDINMLPVIQEDQVVGILTRGDIVKALAEECM, from the coding sequence ATGAAGGTGAACGAGGTGATGAACAAAAAGGTGATTACTTGTCATCCTGAGGAGAAGGTATCGGCCATCCTGAACAAATTAAAACTCTTAAATATAAGCGGCATGCCGGTGGTCTTAAAGGGGAGACTGATGGGACTGATTTCCCGGACAGACATCCTCAATTATCTGAGCATGGGGATGGAGGTGGAGAAGATAGACAAAAAGGAGTTGTTGATAAAGTACAACACCTACACCGAAGAAATCATGATCAAGGAGGTGATTACCGTGGATCCTTCCTTCACTGTAGAAGAGGCGGCGAAGGTGATGGTGGAGCATGATATAAATATGCTTCCGGTGATCCAAGAAGATCAGGTCGTCGGGATCTTGACCCGGGGGGATATTGTCAAGGCCCTGGCTGAGGAGTGTATGTGA
- the gatC gene encoding Asp-tRNA(Asn)/Glu-tRNA(Gln) amidotransferase subunit GatC → MKIEIGEVEYVARLARLKLSEEEKELFTVQLNAILDYMEKLNEMDTRAIEPTFHVVSHRNAMQEDEVGESYPQEASLENAPDRTKGCFRVPKII, encoded by the coding sequence ATGAAGATAGAGATAGGAGAGGTTGAGTATGTGGCGCGTCTGGCAAGGTTGAAGCTCTCCGAGGAAGAAAAGGAGCTCTTCACAGTCCAGTTGAACGCCATCTTGGACTATATGGAAAAGCTCAATGAGATGGACACCAGGGCAATAGAACCCACCTTTCACGTGGTATCTCACCGTAACGCCATGCAGGAGGATGAGGTGGGGGAGTCTTACCCTCAGGAGGCCTCCCTGGAGAATGCACCGGACAGGACCAAGGGCTGCTTCAGAGTACCCAAGATCATCTAA